The nucleotide sequence AAAATGTTTCTATCTTTTCCATCAATAAGTATTTGTACATTTTTTATTGTATCTATTTCAGTTATTGTATTAACAATAGAATAAAGCAATAATGCTTCATTACGCTCATCTAAATTGCTATCAATTAAGTCTCCACTAAAGTTAACATATGCTGTATCTCCAATAACATCTAATGACAATAGTTTCGTATTAGGAGATACTAAGCTCTTTGAATATTCGCTTTTTGGTCCCTTTAAGAACTCATTTATAATAATTTTAATTATATTCTGTTCTTCCTCTACTTCAATTTCTCTATTTTCAGTTACTAAATATCTTAATTGAGAATCTGGATAATATATAACTACCTTTCTATCTTTTCTCTCTGGAAATGGTGATATAATTGGATATTTACTTTCATTTAAGTCAATTCTTTCATATGACTTACAACTTATAAGAACTAGTATTAATATTAATAACATAAGTATTACTTTTCTGTTCATATATCTTCCCCCAGATAACACCTTACATATTTCTTAAGTATAGCTAATTAAACATAGCAATATTTTAACTTCCTAATCCTGAACTATAAGGTATTTTTATATAAAATGTACTTCCTTTATTCACTTCACTTTCAACTTCTATTGTTCCCTGATGTAGTGTGATTATTTGGTATGCAATTGATAAACCTAACCCAGTACCTCCTGTACTTCTAGCTCTTGCTTTATCTACTCTATAGAATCTATCGAATATGTGTGGTAAACTTTCCTTAGGTATTCCTACTCCATTATCTTTAACTTTTACAACTATATATTCTCCCTCCGAATATAAGCTTACCTCTACTACTCCACCTTCTGGTGTGTACTTTATTGCATTATGAACAATATTTATTATAGCCTGTTGTATTTTATCTTTATCTACCTTAATTTGTAACTTTTCTTTAAAGTCTACTTTAAGGTCTATATGCTTTTTCTCTGCTAAAGGTAATAGTCTAGATATTATTTTTTCTAGTAAAAAATTAATATAAGTAGTCTGATAATTTAGACTAAGTTTTTCTTTATCTAAATCAACTAAAACAAGTAAATCATCAATAATTTTGTTAAGCCTATCTATCTCAGAGTCTATATCTTTTAAAAATTCTCTGTATATATTGACATCTTCCTCTTGTTGATGTAACAGAGATTCAGATAATAATTTAATTGAACTTAATGGCGTGCGCAATTCATGGGATACATTAGCAACAAAATCTTTTCTCTGTATGTCTACTTCATTTAACTTTGTACTCATTATATTAAATGCATTAGCTAAATGTTTAAATTCATCATTAGTTTTGATTTCTACTTTGCATCCCAATTTACCTTTAGCCATTTTTTTAATAGCTCTTGTAAATTCCTCTATAGGTTTAGACAAAAAATTTGCAAATGCAAAACTTAAAATAGCTATTAAAAAAATACTAGCCATAGATATTATTCTCAGTTTGTCCGTTATTTCACCAACAGTATCATATATATCATTTAAAGATGATGATATAAAGGTAGCTCCTATTACTTTACCTTCGTATTTAATAGGCACTGCTATATATAATACATAACCTAATTCTTCAAAATTATGAATAGATGAGTGACTTATTCCCTTTAAAGCATTAGTTATTTCTACATGTCTTAAAATTTTATCTGTAAATTTATCGTTTGAGTCGCTTTTTACTATGCTATCATCGTCTAATATTAATATTCTAGAATTTATATCTTCACTATAAGATTTAATTGTTGTATTTAGAAATTTACCTAAATTAAAAGATGGGTCTATTCTCAAATAATAATTAGCTCTTTTTGATATTATGTTGGCACTTGTAAAAAGCTCAGATTTTCTTTCTTGAATATATATATTTAATAAAGTTCTACTTACAAATACATTAATTGTTAGTAAAGTGATTATTACCAATAACAAATAGGTGGAAACAAGCTTCCACCTAACACTAATAAACCTGTTCTTCCTATTTAGGAGTGCTCCTAAAATAATAACCAACTCCCCACTTTGTTAATATGTATTCGTAGTTATTTGAATCTTTTTCTATTTTTTCTCTCAGCCTTCTAATATGAACATCAACTGTTCTTAAGTCTCCAAAATATTCATATCCCCAAATTATTTCTAGTAGTTCTTCTCTTGTAAATACTTTTCCCGGATTAGTTGCTAACAAAAGTAATAAATCAAATTCTTTTGCAGTCAGATTTATTTCCTTTCCTCCAACAGTTACCTTTCTTCCCAAAGTATTTATAGTAAAATCATCTACTTTGATTACTTGTTCTCCTACCTTAGTATCTTGTGCACTTACCCTTCTTAATATAGCTTTTATCCTTGCCTTTAATTCTAGAATATTAAACGGTTTTGTTAAATAGTCATCGGCTCCATATTCTAGACCCAATATCTTATTTATATCTTCACCTTTTGCAGTTAGCATAATAATAGGAACTTGAGACTTCTCTCTTATTTTCTGACAAACTTCTAATCCATCCATACCTGGCAACATCAAATCTAATATTATAAGATCATATCTTTGCTTTTGGGCCTTTTCTAATGCTTCCTTTCCATCATAAGCTGCATCTACTTCATAGTCATCTTGCTCTAAACTATATTTTAATCCTTTAACCAATAGAGCCTCGTCATCAACTATTAAGATTCTACTACTCATTTTATCACCTCATAAATATTATTTCCATCCATACCAATACAATAATCTTTTATATAAAAATGTATAAAAAAATCATCAATAACTATATTATACATAAAAACATATAATAAAAAAATGAATACCTACACATTCCAAATCTATAAATAGTTTTTGCTAGATTTAGTCATATTTTCTAGTATAAAACCCTTTTATTATCTATTCTCTTAGTAATTTTCTTACTATCAAAATCCTCTAATATAGCAATAGCATATTTTCTGTTTGTATTTAATATATCTCTTAATTCACCTACTGTTATACAACCATACTCTTTAATATGAGCTTTAGTTATATCTATGCTTTCTAAATAGTTTTTTTTATGAAGGATAATATTATCTTTCAATCTAATTAATACTCCAAATTGTATCAATGCTTCAAATACTTCTTTAATATCTATACTATCATATTTTAACCTGTTAGGTAATTCTTCAAACTTTAATGGTTGAAATTTAATATTTAAATATTCTTTCTCTATCTCCCTTTTAATCTTTTCCTGTGTTTCATTAAATTTCACTTCAAAATCTTTCAGAGAAACATATTCATTATCTTGCTTGATAACATTTTCTTCTGTTAAACGGTTTATAAAAGTATCTGCTAATTTAGGTTTTATATGGTTTAAATACTTACTTTTCAATTCTTCTTTAAGCATACCTATCTTTAAAGGATTATTTTCATGGAATTCCTTAAGTCCTTCCGAAATCTGTTGCATTAAATGGCTATAATATTCTTTATGAATTGCATAAATATTATCTGAAAGCTTAAAAGTAATAATCCTTTTTTCATTAACAAGTTTATCTAATATTTTTCTAATTTTTTCTTCTGACATTGTAGTTAAAACATTCAAGTCTTTAAGATTTGGAAATTCTTCACTATTTTTTTTTATT is from Caldisalinibacter kiritimatiensis and encodes:
- a CDS encoding GerMN domain-containing protein — protein: MNRKVILMLLILILVLISCKSYERIDLNESKYPIISPFPERKDRKVVIYYPDSQLRYLVTENREIEVEEEQNIIKIIINEFLKGPKSEYSKSLVSPNTKLLSLDVIGDTAYVNFSGDLIDSNLDERNEALLLYSIVNTITEIDTIKNVQILIDGKDRNIFINNYKIDKPLEKSEFLVNKTYVSPMSVIKNYYDSLLNKNYDKAMRYVKLNGNIDINYATIKAYLKSNYTFMSNYNIIKYYIEKYDTNTRVDFVMDINYSSPDRIRKTESFNLAYKREGYKINIEFD
- a CDS encoding HAMP domain-containing sensor histidine kinase gives rise to the protein MVIITLLTINVFVSRTLLNIYIQERKSELFTSANIISKRANYYLRIDPSFNLGKFLNTTIKSYSEDINSRILILDDDSIVKSDSNDKFTDKILRHVEITNALKGISHSSIHNFEELGYVLYIAVPIKYEGKVIGATFISSSLNDIYDTVGEITDKLRIISMASIFLIAILSFAFANFLSKPIEEFTRAIKKMAKGKLGCKVEIKTNDEFKHLANAFNIMSTKLNEVDIQRKDFVANVSHELRTPLSSIKLLSESLLHQQEEDVNIYREFLKDIDSEIDRLNKIIDDLLVLVDLDKEKLSLNYQTTYINFLLEKIISRLLPLAEKKHIDLKVDFKEKLQIKVDKDKIQQAIINIVHNAIKYTPEGGVVEVSLYSEGEYIVVKVKDNGVGIPKESLPHIFDRFYRVDKARARSTGGTGLGLSIAYQIITLHQGTIEVESEVNKGSTFYIKIPYSSGLGS
- a CDS encoding response regulator transcription factor, with amino-acid sequence MSSRILIVDDEALLVKGLKYSLEQDDYEVDAAYDGKEALEKAQKQRYDLIILDLMLPGMDGLEVCQKIREKSQVPIIMLTAKGEDINKILGLEYGADDYLTKPFNILELKARIKAILRRVSAQDTKVGEQVIKVDDFTINTLGRKVTVGGKEINLTAKEFDLLLLLATNPGKVFTREELLEIIWGYEYFGDLRTVDVHIRRLREKIEKDSNNYEYILTKWGVGYYFRSTPK